The nucleotide sequence GTATACTTCGATCGGCAAGTTTTGTTCGTCTATGCAGGCTTTAGTTATGGCCAGTTGCTGCTTCGTTTTCTGGACATCGGTAGGGAAATTCGGATGGTGGGCATGAGGGGTTGCGATAATGCCTGTCAGCCCTTCTTCCAGTGCTTTGTCGAGAAGCTGTTTCGTCTCCTCCATCGTTTCAGCACCGTCATCAATTCCTGCCAGGATATGTGAGTGGGTATCAATCATGCGTGTTTCCTCCTTGCTGTAAAAAATTAGGCCGCACCCTTTTAGGGGGATAAACAGGATACGGCCAGCACTTGTACATTTTGTTTATCATTCAAAGAAAAAAGTAAAAAGGAAATCCTTTTTACTTTTCAGTACCGTAGTATTGATAGTAGTAGCCGTCTTTTAGGGGCACGAAATTGTTCAAGACCGCACCGATGATCCGACTATTGGAAGCAGCAATGGCTTCTTTCGCTTTTAACGCCTGTTCTTTTTCTGTTTCTCCGGAATTGACCACCAGTATCGTACCTTCGCATTTGCTGGCGATCAATTGGCCATCGGCTACTGACAAAACCGGTGGCGCATCGAAAACAACGAGGTCGTACATGTTCTTCAATTGCTCCATCAGTTTATTCATCGACTGGGAAGCAAGCAGTTCTGCCGGATTCGGTGGAATCGGTCCGCACGTCAATAAGTCGAGGCGGTCCACTTCTGTTGCTTGGACCGCTTCTTCAATGCTTGCCTGGCGCGTCAAAACGTTCGACAAGCCTTTCAAATTCGCCATATGGAAAGTGTGATGGGTCGTTGGTTTTCGCATATCGCCGTCGATCAACAATACTTTTTTGCCTTCTTGGGCGAATACGACCGCTAAATTGGCTGCGGCGGTGGATTTTCCTTCCCCTGGTGCTGCAGACGTGACAACAATCGAACGGATATCTGAATCCGGTGACGAGAAGTTGATGTTGGTCCGAAGTGTCCGGAATTGTTCCACGACGAAAGAGCGTGGGTGGGTATGAGCGACCAGTTTTCTTGGTGCTTGCTGCAATTTCAATCGTTTGGCTTGTTTTCTTTTCTTAAAGAACATAACGCTTACCCCGCCTTTCTGTTCGTTGATGTGGAAGTTTGGGTCTCAAATGAGTCTTCTTCTTTAATCGGTGAAATGACGCCTAGAAGTGGAACACCCAGGAAGTCTTCAATGTCTTGTTCATTTTTAATGCTTGTGTCTAAGTATTCCAATAAGAAGGCAATACCGACG is from Planococcus liqunii and encodes:
- a CDS encoding CpsD/CapB family tyrosine-protein kinase, with the protein product MFFKKRKQAKRLKLQQAPRKLVAHTHPRSFVVEQFRTLRTNINFSSPDSDIRSIVVTSAAPGEGKSTAAANLAVVFAQEGKKVLLIDGDMRKPTTHHTFHMANLKGLSNVLTRQASIEEAVQATEVDRLDLLTCGPIPPNPAELLASQSMNKLMEQLKNMYDLVVFDAPPVLSVADGQLIASKCEGTILVVNSGETEKEQALKAKEAIAASNSRIIGAVLNNFVPLKDGYYYQYYGTEK